A stretch of Ischnura elegans chromosome 4, ioIscEleg1.1, whole genome shotgun sequence DNA encodes these proteins:
- the LOC124157966 gene encoding DDB1- and CUL4-associated factor 8-like, producing MASASQVNMDVDNDSAVCSGEKAANGSSTEGKDPLESPCTTENDSVGPEMLATIEVRLKRHMKKDDSGISVEKSEVSSDDDANKKQKTAEALVKDDKSSSGSFPKLNSKAKNRNYRKKGNTDGDVSSDEESTNKESGRSSCSNPQTEEEEKEAHEKKNPDSQKQESAATSDNADIEMEEGLSSPFADADQNSSHDSDADSDSDTNSEERKSDIKSSDNEAAEISAVVLMKGKPKHKWFVMQEVINRQKGSRGNMAGPELFQRRCYGSLHAVQRLELMSRLEGHNGCVNTLHFNSSGSRLASGSDDLKIIIWDWALGKKVLQYDSGHRSNVFQAKFLPLTGDMHIVSCARDGQVRLAELSSTGLCRATRRLAQHRGPAHKLALQPDSPHVFLSAGEDAIVNSLDVRESKPQKLVAVKEGAKKIALYSIHANPLTCNEFCVSGRDHFIRIYDKRKICEGDSPLKKYCPHHLLHSNTYAHVTCAVFNYNGTQVLGSYNDEDIYLFGTNESESEYLHRYEGHRNNATVKGINFFGPKSEFVVSGSDCGNIFFWDKEMESVVQFMPGDENGVVNCLEPHPQMPVLATSGLDDDVKIWVPSCEQEPAMPGLKNAVILNHKDRDDDRQRDPDAYDGQMLWILWRHIRRTERRLNQQRGNWMSNDCGPGGRGSNRSGEGGGSSTAGVPTDEASTDDDSDSDDQEESPRRVQCSPS from the exons ATGGCCTCAGCGTCACAAGTAAATATGGATGTTGATAACGACAGTGCCGTGTGTAGTGGTGAGAAGGCAGCCAATGGGTCAAGCACCGAAGGCAAGGATCCCCTTGAGTCGCCCTGCACCACGGAAAATGACAGCGTCGGGCCAGAGATGCTCGCCACAATTGAAGTGCGTCTCAAAAGACATATGAAGAAAGATGACAGTGGCATATCAGTGGAAAAGTCAGAAGTCAGCTCAGACGATGATGCAAACAAAAAGCAAAAGACGGCTGAGGCACTCGTTAAAGACGACAAATCTTCCTCGGGTAGTTTTCCAAAATTGAATTCGAAAGCAAAAAACAGAAAttataggaaaaaaggaaataccgaTGGAGATGTCAGCAGTGACGAGGAATCAACCAACAAGGAATCTGGAAGATCTTCTTGCTCAAATCCACAGACTGAAGAAGAGGAGAAAGAAGCACATGAAAAGAAGAATCCTGATTCTCAAAAACAGGAAAGTGCTGCAACTTCCGATAATGCAGACATCGAAATGGAAGAGGGATTGTCGAGTCCTTTTGCTGATGCTGATCAGAACAGCTCTCATGATTCAGATGCGGATAGTGATAGCGATACGAATTCGGAAGAAAGAAAGAGTGATATTAAGTCCTCGGACAATGAAGCTGCTGAAATTTCTGCCGTTGTTTTGATGAAGGGGAAGCCAAAACACAAGTGGTTTGTCATGCAGGAAGTTATAAACAG GCAAAAAGGAAGTAGGGGCAACATGGCTGGCCCTGAACTTTTCCAGCGACGATGCTATGGATCACTTCATGCCGTCCAGCGACTTGAACTCATGAGCAGATTGGAAGGTCACAATGGTTGCGTGAACACTCTTCATTTCAACAGCAGTGGCTCACGACTTGCAAGTGGCTCTGATGATTTGAAGATTATTATTTGGGATTGGGCTTTAGGAAAGAAAGTACTTCAGTATGACAGTGGCCACCGAAGTAACGTTTTTCAG gCTAAGTTTCTCCCTCTCACGGGCGATATGCACATTGTTTCGTGTGCTCGGGATGGGCAAGTTCGATTGGCTGAATTATCGTCGACTGGTCTCTGCCGTGCCACAAGGCGGCTGGCTCAGCATCGCGGCCCAGCTCATAAGCTGGCCTTACAGCCAGACTCACCTCACGTCTTCCTTAGCGCAGGAGAGGATGCAATTGTCAACTCACTGGATGTGCGTGAATCAAAACCTCAGAA GTTGGTTGCTGTTAAAGAGGGAGCGAAAAAGATTGCATTGTACAGCATACACGCCAACCCTTTGACCTGTAATGAATTCTGTGTCAGTGGAAGAGATCACTTCATCAGGATTTACGACAAGAGGAAGATTTGCGAGGGTGATAGCCCACTCAAAAAGTACTGCCCGCATCACTTG CTTCATTCCAACACCTATGCACACGTTACGTGTGCTGTGTTTAACTACAACGGAACGCAAGTATTAGGTTCTTATAATGATGAAGACATATATTTATTTGGTACAAATGAATCTGAATCAGAATATTTGCATAGATATGAGGGACACAGAAATAATGCAACAG TGAAAGGAATCAATTTCTTTGGGCCCAAGAGTGAGTTTGTGGTCTCTGGGTCGGACTgcggaaatattttcttttgggaTAAAGAGATGGAGTCAGTGGTTCAGTTCATGCCTGGTGATGAAAATGGTGTG GTCAACTGCTTGGAGCCCCATCCTCAGATGCCTGTGCTGGCCACAAGTGGATTGGACGATGACGTCAAAATATGGGTCCCATCCTGTGAACAAGAACCAGCCATGCCTGGTTtaaaaaat GCTGTGATACTAAACCATAAAGACCGAGATGATGATCGGCAGCGTGATCCTGATGCATATGACGGACAGATGCTGTGGATTCTGTGGCGCCATATTCGTCGCACTGAGAGAAGG
- the LOC124157969 gene encoding protein VAPYRIN-like isoform X3, with the protein MYACFNGCPETIELLLRCGAEKDTRNAQGQTALMIAAHNGHEDAAKFFTEKAVVNAADDKGWTALFYAVNRAHQSVANILLLNGADINKVDKTGATAAMVAAMEGKEGMVKFILKSGADATIKSLEGETLKSIATRRGLSSLAQVVDLYLPEEPAKEVGVGRKVKTKEPWQPQPQPLRKSRSLPPVAAAPIGCVTNHVLQIALKEMNLLSILKFYSLEKYHKVFENQNIDLGVFLSLTEEDLRHLGIELFGPRRKLSLVIKHLNRCDICHLVTQQQYLDSVKTEFGNVVPKLCPSD; encoded by the exons ATGTACGCTTGCTTCAATGGTTGTCCTGAAACTATAGAACTTCTCCTCAGATGCGGAGCAGAAAAAGATACTAGAAATGCACAAGGTCAAACTGCATTAATGATTGCGGCACATAATGGACATGAGGatgcagcaaaatttttcacagag AAGGCAGTCGTAAATGCAGCGGATGACAAAGGGTGGACAGCCTTATTCTATGCTGTCAACAGAGCACACCAAAGTGTAGccaatattttattgctaaatggAGCGGATATCAATAAAGT GGACAAAACTGGAGCAACAGCAGCAATGGTGGCTGCGATGGAAGGCAAGGAAGGCATGGTGAAGTTCATCTTGAAAAGTGGAGCCGATGCCACCATTAAATCTCTGGAGGGAGAAACACTCAAGTCGATAGCTACTCGCAGGGGGCTGAGTAGTTTGGCCCAAGTGGTGGACCTCTACTTGCCAGAAG AGCCTGCAAAGGAAGTTGGAGTTGGGAGGAAAGTGAAAACCAAAGAGCCATGGCAGCCTCAGCCGCAGCCTCTGCGCAAGTCCCGATCGCTGCCCCCTGTGGCGGCAGCCCCCATTGGCTGCGTCACCAACCACGTCTTGCAGATAG CCCTGAAGGAAATGAATCttttaagcattttgaaattttatagtCTGGAGAAATATCATAAAGTGTTTGAAAATCAAAACATTGATCTTGGTGTGTTCCTATCGCTAACTGAAGAGGATCTTAGACATTTGGGAATAGA GTTGTTTGGACCGCGTCGGAAATTATCCCTAGTCATTAAACACTTAAATAGATGTGACATTTGCCATTTGGTCACTCAACAGCAGTACCTTGACTCAGTGAAGACTGAATTTGGAAATGTGGTTCCTAAACTTTGCCCTTCAGACTGA
- the LOC124157969 gene encoding ankyrin repeat and SAM domain-containing protein 3-like isoform X1: MAGRWNYLLNQMLQLGPSSEWEKDEFSPFLAWTREPEFPRCDLHTLASIGNTVGLQEFLERERTSVSKKNKEGWTPLMYACFNGCPETIELLLRCGAEKDTRNAQGQTALMIAAHNGHEDAAKFFTEKAVVNAADDKGWTALFYAVNRAHQSVANILLLNGADINKVDKTGATAAMVAAMEGKEGMVKFILKSGADATIKSLEGETLKSIATRRGLSSLAQVVDLYLPEEPAKEVGVGRKVKTKEPWQPQPQPLRKSRSLPPVAAAPIGCVTNHVLQIALKEMNLLSILKFYSLEKYHKVFENQNIDLGVFLSLTEEDLRHLGIELFGPRRKLSLVIKHLNRCDICHLVTQQQYLDSVKTEFGNVVPKLCPSD, encoded by the exons ATGGCTGGACGGTGGAATTACTTACTAAAT CAAATGCTTCAGCTTGGACCCTCATCGGAATGGGAGaaagatgaattttcaccattcCTCGCATGGACACGAGAACCTGAATTCCCCCGCTGTGATTTACATACTTTGGCATCGATTGGGAACACCGTTGGTCTACAAGAGTTCCTTGAAAG AGAAAGGACTTCAGTTTCAAAGAAGAATAAAGAGGGTTGGACGCCATTAATGTACGCTTGCTTCAATGGTTGTCCTGAAACTATAGAACTTCTCCTCAGATGCGGAGCAGAAAAAGATACTAGAAATGCACAAGGTCAAACTGCATTAATGATTGCGGCACATAATGGACATGAGGatgcagcaaaatttttcacagag AAGGCAGTCGTAAATGCAGCGGATGACAAAGGGTGGACAGCCTTATTCTATGCTGTCAACAGAGCACACCAAAGTGTAGccaatattttattgctaaatggAGCGGATATCAATAAAGT GGACAAAACTGGAGCAACAGCAGCAATGGTGGCTGCGATGGAAGGCAAGGAAGGCATGGTGAAGTTCATCTTGAAAAGTGGAGCCGATGCCACCATTAAATCTCTGGAGGGAGAAACACTCAAGTCGATAGCTACTCGCAGGGGGCTGAGTAGTTTGGCCCAAGTGGTGGACCTCTACTTGCCAGAAG AGCCTGCAAAGGAAGTTGGAGTTGGGAGGAAAGTGAAAACCAAAGAGCCATGGCAGCCTCAGCCGCAGCCTCTGCGCAAGTCCCGATCGCTGCCCCCTGTGGCGGCAGCCCCCATTGGCTGCGTCACCAACCACGTCTTGCAGATAG CCCTGAAGGAAATGAATCttttaagcattttgaaattttatagtCTGGAGAAATATCATAAAGTGTTTGAAAATCAAAACATTGATCTTGGTGTGTTCCTATCGCTAACTGAAGAGGATCTTAGACATTTGGGAATAGA GTTGTTTGGACCGCGTCGGAAATTATCCCTAGTCATTAAACACTTAAATAGATGTGACATTTGCCATTTGGTCACTCAACAGCAGTACCTTGACTCAGTGAAGACTGAATTTGGAAATGTGGTTCCTAAACTTTGCCCTTCAGACTGA
- the LOC124157969 gene encoding ankyrin repeat and SAM domain-containing protein 3-like isoform X2 codes for MAIKKQMLQLGPSSEWEKDEFSPFLAWTREPEFPRCDLHTLASIGNTVGLQEFLERERTSVSKKNKEGWTPLMYACFNGCPETIELLLRCGAEKDTRNAQGQTALMIAAHNGHEDAAKFFTEKAVVNAADDKGWTALFYAVNRAHQSVANILLLNGADINKVDKTGATAAMVAAMEGKEGMVKFILKSGADATIKSLEGETLKSIATRRGLSSLAQVVDLYLPEEPAKEVGVGRKVKTKEPWQPQPQPLRKSRSLPPVAAAPIGCVTNHVLQIALKEMNLLSILKFYSLEKYHKVFENQNIDLGVFLSLTEEDLRHLGIELFGPRRKLSLVIKHLNRCDICHLVTQQQYLDSVKTEFGNVVPKLCPSD; via the exons ATGGCcattaaaaag CAAATGCTTCAGCTTGGACCCTCATCGGAATGGGAGaaagatgaattttcaccattcCTCGCATGGACACGAGAACCTGAATTCCCCCGCTGTGATTTACATACTTTGGCATCGATTGGGAACACCGTTGGTCTACAAGAGTTCCTTGAAAG AGAAAGGACTTCAGTTTCAAAGAAGAATAAAGAGGGTTGGACGCCATTAATGTACGCTTGCTTCAATGGTTGTCCTGAAACTATAGAACTTCTCCTCAGATGCGGAGCAGAAAAAGATACTAGAAATGCACAAGGTCAAACTGCATTAATGATTGCGGCACATAATGGACATGAGGatgcagcaaaatttttcacagag AAGGCAGTCGTAAATGCAGCGGATGACAAAGGGTGGACAGCCTTATTCTATGCTGTCAACAGAGCACACCAAAGTGTAGccaatattttattgctaaatggAGCGGATATCAATAAAGT GGACAAAACTGGAGCAACAGCAGCAATGGTGGCTGCGATGGAAGGCAAGGAAGGCATGGTGAAGTTCATCTTGAAAAGTGGAGCCGATGCCACCATTAAATCTCTGGAGGGAGAAACACTCAAGTCGATAGCTACTCGCAGGGGGCTGAGTAGTTTGGCCCAAGTGGTGGACCTCTACTTGCCAGAAG AGCCTGCAAAGGAAGTTGGAGTTGGGAGGAAAGTGAAAACCAAAGAGCCATGGCAGCCTCAGCCGCAGCCTCTGCGCAAGTCCCGATCGCTGCCCCCTGTGGCGGCAGCCCCCATTGGCTGCGTCACCAACCACGTCTTGCAGATAG CCCTGAAGGAAATGAATCttttaagcattttgaaattttatagtCTGGAGAAATATCATAAAGTGTTTGAAAATCAAAACATTGATCTTGGTGTGTTCCTATCGCTAACTGAAGAGGATCTTAGACATTTGGGAATAGA GTTGTTTGGACCGCGTCGGAAATTATCCCTAGTCATTAAACACTTAAATAGATGTGACATTTGCCATTTGGTCACTCAACAGCAGTACCTTGACTCAGTGAAGACTGAATTTGGAAATGTGGTTCCTAAACTTTGCCCTTCAGACTGA